The stretch of DNA aatattcgtcgtaaaaaaaaaaaaaaagcgtaAACAAAAACTAGTGATGATTTAGGTAAATAAACTTCAGTTTTACTTGATGGCATCACGACCGAAGGTATATGCTCGACCGTTGAACTAAACAATAAGAATATAGTAGACTAATAATAATAGCTAATTAACTCagccaatttcataaaaattgtagaatttgttgatatatataagtatttctagtatttcggtaaataagtgagaaaaaaaaaaaaaataaataaaataaaacgcgTCAATATTGAAGATATTCGTTGTTAAATACTGTTGAAGCGTAACATCTATGTACAGTGCGAAAGttataattgtattcagtttCAACCAGTGCTCGTATGTACGATGTATATACGCTGGGCGTGAATCCTATTGAACAtcgtttattgtaattattatttaaaaccactaCATTAATTCGGGAAAACAGTGTGTTTTTCTCCTCTATACGTTTATTCttattacgatttaaattattcacGTTGCAATTTcgtttcaattactttaaatttcaaacaatacggaaatatttgtatgtactgaATGAACATACTTTTCCAACTATGTTTCAGATTGaatctaaatagtataaaaaaaaaaaggattaaaataaaattaatattaaaagtgtttacactGAATAAAACAATGTGGATTGGCTTGAGATACGATACTTGTACATGTGGCAGTTACGTCActtgataatgttaaaataatttattgtctctATTTGAATAGAACATTACAAGGGCAGTATAGAGTAATCGGAGTAACTATTCAAAATGAAGCTCTCTTCTATTGCTAATACCGGGCGATATCCATAGAGGTCACAATAGCAGTACTAGCTGTAAATCACCAAACATTGATTAACACATATTATGATAATACGAAACTATAAACATAATGTATAGATCGGATTTAGAACACATACTCGGTTATGAATATACTCGATTTCGTCTGTAGTACGATTGTcaacacgtttattttatttactctaaacgATTTCATCAGGTTAATCACTAcgttccaaaattatttaaataattggccGGAATGTGTACTGAATATATCGGTATTAGtctgtattttcaaataattcttcaaCTCATTATCAATACTCGACGTGAATTAAGTAAATAAGTGTCATTTCGAACAAGGATCGTCCGATTAAAACGGTCAAAATTCATTGTCAATTGAAACGCGGGAAATCCTCTCAAACTCTGGTTGGTCACTTTTAACCGACGAATCACGAGTTtggccacctcctacctatataagcgtgtgttaacagttcaccgtatatattctatctccacgcacatgcgcaAAAGGGAAATCGGTACGAATCGACCAATAGGAATACAGAATACACAAAACTATAGGATTTATcgttgaaaatttacttttacttttaccgacgagaaatatacataaattaaggtATTATTTTACGGATAAATAGGAAATCGATCGTTGTGTTTGAAAGAAACTTGGGGTAGTGAATTTAAtcgaataggcaagctagggtgtTGGAAGTGACTTGtcataatggaatttttaatagagatattatttaaaatacataaataatacaaatttaatagagataaaaatacacggcctaaatgaaacttgaagaagaaataaagtactttatttattttttttagtgataaacgcgcgccgcttgatctgggcttggagtttgcaagctcgagtaaattttttttctaaaagagcaagcagcgcgaagcgctgcgcagcgggcaagcgtCGCGTGATCTGAgctttgaataggcaagctagggtcttaaGTGACTAgtcataatgaaatttaatagagATTTTATGAACATGAACTTACAACAATGAATAATCTTGTAAGTTGTATATTGATAATGGAATTGTCGACGACAGTCGTCAGATACGAGTGATTTTTACTTGGTTAAATTACATAATACGGTAAAATGATCTGgccttaaaaagtgaaataaacaaaaggtttttaataaaaacgaaaatttaagaaactttttattAGGAACAGAAGAGTGAGagaaaaaacaattgaaaacctagtatgaTAAGTTTAAatgttgagaaaaaaaaaaaaaaaaaaaaaaataaataaataaataaataaaaatttttatatattatatgtattaatgaaattgttattattgtcaCTTGTAATACTTAGAATAAAATCGAGAAAAAACAGCGGTATCCGTTGTCTAAGCCGAAGAGAAACGTAAAAACGATAGAGTTTatggtggcctttaaaaaggcctttTGTGGGGCGATGTCGCGCGCGGAACAGGCGGCAGCTCAGCTTAACCTCCGAAACCGTACAGTGTGCGGCCCTGGCGTTTGAGCGCGTACACGACGTCCATGGCGGTGACCGTCTTCCTCTTGGCGTGCTCGGTGTATGTGACGGCGTCACGGATCACGTTCTCCAGAAACACCTTGAGCACTCCGCGGGTCTCCTCGTAGATGAGGCCCGAGATACGCTTGACACCGCCGCGGCGAGCCAGACGACGGATTGCGGGCTTGGTGATGCCCTGGATGTTGTCACGGAGCACCTTCCTGTGACGCTTGGCGCCTCCCTTTCCCAGCCCCTTACCACCTTTGCCTCGACCGGTCATGTTGCTGTTGCAGTGGCGTTAGTCAAACAGATGATAAAATCGCCCGTTGTCGGTAGTTTTGTCAACTCTGGCTGCTCTGTGATTGGCCGATAACGCGGCGACCAATCACAGTCGTTCTGAGCTCGTGCCGGCCCGTATATAGTCAATATTTTCCGCAAGGGGAAAACATATCTCATTTAGCTAGACAAGCTGACGATATGGCACGTACCAAGCAGACCGCTCGTAAGTCCACCGGAGGCAAGGCGCCCAGGAAGCAGTTGGCCACCAAGGCAGCCCGTAAGAGCGCGCCGGCCACAGGAGGCGTGAAGAAGCCTCACCGTTACAGGCCCGGCACCGTCGCCCTGCGTGAGATCAGGCGTTACCAGAAGAGCACCGAACTGCTGATCCGCAAGTTGCCGTTCCAGCGTCTCGTCCGCGAGATCGCCCAGGACTTTAAGACCGACCTGCGTTTCCAGAGCTCCGCCGTAATGGCACTGCAGGAGGCCAGCGAGGCTTACCTGGTCGGACTCTTCGAAGACACCAACTTGTGCGCCATCCACGCCAAGCGAGTCACCATCATGCCCAAGGACATCCAGCTGGCGCGCCGCATCCGCGGAGAACGAGCCTAAGTGACACACAAGCGTGCGCTGCCGCTGCCGGTGGCTACgacaaacggcctttctaaaggccaccaataactcgttcgttttcgcttattttaccgcttatagttgtaaaaccgatgtaaacctggttgtttcaagtcgctctcgactatattttctatcgaaaatacccaatttatgactttgtgcttgtcataaatattttattccaggaatttttcaattcctttttttttttttttttctttttaaacatagtccgatttcactgaaaaattttataattttctgtttatttatttattttatttttatttttcaaacaaacatttagtttacaataataatacgtCAATTGCAATCCGATCGAAAACCATAGTTTCggtcatgttttatacacatgacttCTAATTAACCAAGAACCGCGTTGAACTCTGATTAAACATAACTTCtaattttcgcttattttaccgcttttagttgtgtaaacattggaattctgttattatattgaaattacataattacagAGTTGTCTGTTAACAAGTGTAAATCTGCTTTTGTCTAGCGAACCTGATTGCGATTGCTTGATTTATACCTCTAATGTGATCCAAGtcagtgtattttaagtttaaaatgggtCTTTTCCAGTGTGTCCCCgcattatctattttaatttatataagttagattacgtttattagattaagtttacgagtttattaatttccgtacgaaaaaacacacacaaattagtaatgaaacacgtttaaaacaatatagcctactattctgaatttaacaaaattttcagaatttgtcagatcacgcgatgcttgcccgctgcgcagcgcttcgcgctgcttgctcttttagaaaaaaaatttactcgagcttgcaaactccaagcccagatcaagcggcgcgcgtttatcactgatatttaattacgatctttgtgaatgcggggacatattagtTTGCAAGtttgctcaaaataaaatattgacatcacactacaatatggtattatgatttaacataaatattaatgtatatgacCCAATGAAAAGAACTAAGaaattagtgtgtgtgtgtgtgtgtgtgtgtgtgtgtgtgtgtgtgtatatatatatatatataaacgaacgGTAGGTTATTTATTAACGTTGGGATATATATCTTATGAAAGGTTTATCAATAGAAGAGACTTAGGTAATATTGAATGTACATAAATATCTTTCTAAACTAAACATAACATTAACGTAAAATCGTATAAcatatagttttcatttataaatacaaaaaccaatcgtaattagttataaaaaaaccgttaatattgattataatatgtgcatgtgagtatttgtaattatgagtcaaacattaaataaatttcgtCAAATACAAGACGGCAAACAATATcacttttataatacttaaaaaaaaaaaaaacaaaaaaaaaacaaaacaaaacaagctgtttcgtaatgtatttgttataataatatcaacAAAAGGGGTCGCTAATAAAACACGTTAAAACGAATGACATTTtgggtggcctttagaaaggccgtttggATTTCCCACAGTCGAGGGAGGAGAGCGACTGGCCGGCCGGTTTACTTCTTCTTGGCGGCGGTCTTCTTGGGCGTTTTGGCTTTCTTCACGGCCACTTTCTTCGGTTTGGGCGACTTGGGCTTTTTGGTCGGCGGTTTGGCGACCTTCTTTGCCTTGCTGGGAGTCTTGGGCTTGGCGGCCTTCTTGGTCGCGGCGGCGGCGGCCGGTTTCTTGGCTGCGGCTGGCTTTTTGGCCGCCTTCGGCTTCTTGTCGCCGGCTTTCGGCTTGGCCGGTGCTTTCTTGGCGGCCTTCTTGACCGTCTCGCTGCCGGCGGACTTGGCTCCTTCTCCGGAGGATTTCACCGACAGTTTGAACGAGCCGGTGGCCCCCTTGCCTTTCGGCTGGGTGAGAGCGCCGGACGCTACGGCCGACTTGAGGTACTTCCTGATGAAAGGGGCCAGCTTCTCGGCGTCAACCTTGTAGTTGGCCGCGATGTACTTTTTGATGGCCTGCAGCGACGAACCGCCGCGCTCTTTCAGGCTCTTGATGGCCGCGTTCACCATGTCCGACGTCGGTGGGTGAGCCGGCTTGACGCGGGGCTTCTTGCTGGCGGCCGCGGCCTTCGCCTTCTTCGGTGTGGGAGCGGCTGGTGCCGGTGCCGTTGTAGCGGAGTCTGCCATTCTGTATGTCGGGAATATCAGATGGCTCCGCCGCCAGC from Homalodisca vitripennis isolate AUS2020 unplaced genomic scaffold, UT_GWSS_2.1 ScUCBcl_12217;HRSCAF=21814, whole genome shotgun sequence encodes:
- the LOC124375003 gene encoding histone H4; amino-acid sequence: MTGRGKGGKGLGKGGAKRHRKVLRDNIQGITKPAIRRLARRGGVKRISGLIYEETRGVLKVFLENVIRDAVTYTEHAKRKTVTAMDVVYALKRQGRTLYGFGG
- the LOC124374999 gene encoding uncharacterized protein LOC124374999, whose amino-acid sequence is MARTKQTARKSTGGKAPRKQLATKAARKSAPATGGVKKPHRYRPGTVALREIRRYQKSTELLIRKLPFQRLVREIAQDFKTDLRFQSSAVMALQEASEAYLVGLFEDTNLCAIHAKRVTIMPKDIQLARRIRGERAYRGRRATGRPVYFFLAAVFLGVLAFFTATFFGLGDLGFLVGGLATFFALLGVLGLAAFLVAAAAAGFLAAAGFLAAFGFLSPAFGLAGAFLAAFLTVSLPADLAPSPEDFTDSLNEPVAPLPFGWCAALAFERVHDVHGGDRLPLGVLGVCDGVTDHVLQKHLEHSAGLLVDEARDTLDTAAASQTTDCGLGDALDVVTEHLPVTLGASLSQPLTTFASTGHVAVAVALVKQMIKSPVVGENISHLARQADDMARTKQTARKSTGGKAPRKQLATKAARKSAPATGGVKKPHRYRPGTVALREIRRYQKSTELLIRKLPFQRLVREIAQDFKTDLRFQSSAVMALQEASEAYLVGLFEDTNLCAIHAKRVTIMPKDIQLARRIRGERA
- the LOC124374998 gene encoding histone H1-like, translating into MADSATTAPAPAAPTPKKAKAAAASKKPRVKPAHPPTSDMVNAAIKSLKERGGSSLQAIKKYIAANYKVDAEKLAPFIRKYLKSAVASGALTQPKGKGATGSFKLSVKSSGEGAKSAGSETVKKAAKKAPAKPKAGDKKPKAAKKPAAAKKPAAAAATKKAAKPKTPSKAKKVAKPPTKKPKSPKPKKVAVKKAKTPKKTAAKKK